One window of Phycodurus eques isolate BA_2022a chromosome 8, UOR_Pequ_1.1, whole genome shotgun sequence genomic DNA carries:
- the uchl5 gene encoding ubiquitin carboxyl-terminal hydrolase isozyme L5, which translates to MAGSAGEWCLMESDPGVFTELIKGFGCKGAQVEEIWSMEPENFDNLKPVHGLIFLFKWQAGEEPAGSIVQDSRLDHIFFAKQVINNACATQAIVSVLLNCSHPDMLLGDTLTEFREFSQSFDAAMKGLALSNSEVIRQVHNGFARQQMFEFDAKSSAKDEDAFHFVSYVPVNGRLYELDGLREGPIDLGACNQDDWISAVRPVIEKRIQKYSEGEIRFNLMAIVSDRKMIYERKIAELQTQLTEDEPMDTDQSSTFLSSIQSEIAKYHLLIEEENQKLKRYKVENIRRKHNYLPFIMELLKTLAEHQQLITLVEKAKEKQSTKKAQEAK; encoded by the exons ATGGCTGGAAGTGCCGGTGAGTGGTGTCTCATGGAGAGTGACCCCGGCGTGTTTACGGAGCTGATAAAGGGTTTCG GCTGCAAAGGTGCCCAGGTTGAAGAAATATGGAGTATGGAACCAGAGAACTTTGACAACTtgaa GCCTGTCCATGGATTGATCTTCCTGTTTAAGTGGCAAGCAGGTGAAGAGCCAGCAGGATCAATTGTGCAGGATTCAAGACTTGACCACATCTTCTTTGCCAAACAG GTCATTAACAACGCTTGTGCCACCCAGGCAATAGTCAGCGTTCTGCTCAACTGCTCCCATCCCGACATGTTGCTTGGAGACACACTAACGGAGTTCAGAGAGTTTTCGCAGAGTTTTGATGCTGCA ATGAAAGGTTTGGCTCTTAGCAACTCTGAAGTTATCAGACAAGTTCACAACGGCTTTGCCAG GCAGCAAATGTTTGAGTTTGATGCAAAGTCATCTGCAAAGGATGAGGATGCCTTTCACTTTGTGAGTTATGTTCCTGTAAACGGTCGACTTTACGAGTTGGACGGACTTCGAGAAGGACCAATTGACCTCG GTGCCTGCAACCAGGATGACTGGATCAGTGCTGTTCGTCCAGTCATTGAGAAAAGAATACAAAA GTACAGTGAAGGAGAGATTCGTTTCAACCTAATGGCCATCGTGTCAGACCGGAAGATGATATACGAGAGGAAGATTGCAGAGCTTCAGACTCAGCTTACTGAG GATGAGCCAATGGACACAGACCAGAGCAGCACATTTCTGAGCTCCATTCAATCAGAGATTGCCAAGTACCACCTTCTTATCGAGGAAGAAAATCAGAAACTTAAAAGATACAAG GTTGAAAACATTCGACGGAAGCACAACTATCTTCCATTCATTATGGAGCTATTGAAGACATTGGCCGAGCACCAGCAGTTAATAACTTTGGTGGAGAAG GCAAAGGAGAAACAAAGCACCAAAAAAGCCCAGGAGGCCAAGTAA
- the glrx2 gene encoding glutaredoxin 2 isoform X3 produces the protein MGNFASSTTGGSTSTACVKFVHELVSQNCVVIFSKTTCPYCKMAKNVFNEIGASYKVIELDEHNDGRKLQEALAQMTGAKTVPRVFINGNCIGGGSDTKQLHQQGKLVSLINQCAPCCAPSSEGSGSGQFESAK, from the exons ATGGGAAATTTTGCATCCTCCACAACAGGTGGATCAACAAGTACAGCATGTGTAAAGTTTGTTCAT GAATTGGTGTCACAGAACTGCGTTGTGATATTTTCCAAGACCACGTGTCCCTACTGCAAAATGGCAAAAAACGTGTTCAATGAAATAGGTGCATCTTACAAAGTGATTGAACTTGATGAACACAATGACGGGAGGAAACTACAAGAGGCCTTAGCTCAGATGACTGGTGCCAAAACG GTGCCAAGAGTCTTCATTAATGGAAACTGTATCGGAGGTGGCTCAGATACCAAACAGCTCCATCAGCAGGGCAAGTTAGTGTCCCTGATCAATCAGTGTGCTCCCTGCTGTGCGCCTAGCTCCGAAGGCTCAGGGAGTGGACAGTTTGAATCTGCAAAATGA
- the glrx2 gene encoding glutaredoxin 2 isoform X1: protein MFHRDQLFDISGAVCSFFIVLLEFLRAGCFPRAAWTGCRRMGNFASSTTGGSTSTACVKFVHELVSQNCVVIFSKTTCPYCKMAKNVFNEIGASYKVIELDEHNDGRKLQEALAQMTGAKTVPRVFINGNCIGGGSDTKQLHQQGKLVSLINQCAPCCAPSSEGSGSGQFESAK, encoded by the exons ATGTTTCATCGAGACCAATTATTTGATATTTCTGGGGCtgtttgtagtttttttatagttttattaGAGTTTCTTCGAGCTGGATGTTTTCCTCGAGCGGCATGGACGGGCTGCCGAAG AATGGGAAATTTTGCATCCTCCACAACAGGTGGATCAACAAGTACAGCATGTGTAAAGTTTGTTCAT GAATTGGTGTCACAGAACTGCGTTGTGATATTTTCCAAGACCACGTGTCCCTACTGCAAAATGGCAAAAAACGTGTTCAATGAAATAGGTGCATCTTACAAAGTGATTGAACTTGATGAACACAATGACGGGAGGAAACTACAAGAGGCCTTAGCTCAGATGACTGGTGCCAAAACG GTGCCAAGAGTCTTCATTAATGGAAACTGTATCGGAGGTGGCTCAGATACCAAACAGCTCCATCAGCAGGGCAAGTTAGTGTCCCTGATCAATCAGTGTGCTCCCTGCTGTGCGCCTAGCTCCGAAGGCTCAGGGAGTGGACAGTTTGAATCTGCAAAATGA
- the glrx2 gene encoding glutaredoxin 2 isoform X2 yields MSVWKFRSEILYLYSILNFTSSCDNLPFPRMGNFASSTTGGSTSTACVKFVHELVSQNCVVIFSKTTCPYCKMAKNVFNEIGASYKVIELDEHNDGRKLQEALAQMTGAKTVPRVFINGNCIGGGSDTKQLHQQGKLVSLINQCAPCCAPSSEGSGSGQFESAK; encoded by the exons ATGAGCGTATGGAAGTTTAGATCAGAAATTCTGTATTTATATTCCATACTTAATTTCACCTCTTCCTGTGATAATTTGCCATTTCCAAG AATGGGAAATTTTGCATCCTCCACAACAGGTGGATCAACAAGTACAGCATGTGTAAAGTTTGTTCAT GAATTGGTGTCACAGAACTGCGTTGTGATATTTTCCAAGACCACGTGTCCCTACTGCAAAATGGCAAAAAACGTGTTCAATGAAATAGGTGCATCTTACAAAGTGATTGAACTTGATGAACACAATGACGGGAGGAAACTACAAGAGGCCTTAGCTCAGATGACTGGTGCCAAAACG GTGCCAAGAGTCTTCATTAATGGAAACTGTATCGGAGGTGGCTCAGATACCAAACAGCTCCATCAGCAGGGCAAGTTAGTGTCCCTGATCAATCAGTGTGCTCCCTGCTGTGCGCCTAGCTCCGAAGGCTCAGGGAGTGGACAGTTTGAATCTGCAAAATGA